DNA from Thermococcus sp.:
TCATGGGTTCACCCCCAACTTTTTAGGTCAATCTAAAATTCATAGGGTGGCTTATGAGTTTTATTTTTGCCAAATCGAAGTTTCGTAAAATGGACGGAAGGCATGCCGTATCCTCAACAAAACATGCCACGTGTCAAACCAGAAGGGTTCGAAGGGAACATCAGCAGACATGAATATCGGCAGGACTTCCCAAATCTGGGAAAAGGGGAGAATTTCTGACTGCATTTAGGTAAAAATAGAGTAGAAAAATTTACAAAATGGAAAGATCCATCATATCTTTCCTACTAGGTCGAGGCTGACCTTCAGTGTCTCCTTGCCGGGCTCCCAGCTCGCCGGGCAGACCTGACCGGGGTGCTCCCTCACGTACTTGGAAGCCTTGAGCCTTCTGAGGATCTCCTTCGCGCTCCTGCCTATGCTGAGGTCGTGCATCTCCATGTGGACGACCTTCCCATCGGGGTCTATTATGAAGGTCGCCCTCCATGAAACGCCCTCGTCCTCGATGTATGTCCCGAAGAGCCTTGAGATTTTTCCGGCAGGATCGGCGAGCATGGGGTATCTTATCTTCTTTATAGCTGGCGACGTGTCGTGCCAGGCC
Protein-coding regions in this window:
- a CDS encoding peroxiredoxin; its protein translation is MVKVGEIVPDFEADAYLPEKDDIVKVRLSDYRGKWIVLAFYPADFTFVCPTELEELADYYEEFRKEGAEILSVSTDTAYVHKAWHDTSPAIKKIRYPMLADPAGKISRLFGTYIEDEGVSWRATFIIDPDGKVVHMEMHDLSIGRSAKEILRRLKASKYVREHPGQVCPASWEPGKETLKVSLDLVGKI